Proteins from a single region of Pseudodesulfovibrio portus:
- the bioB gene encoding biotin synthase BioB, with protein MSLNAACRKVLDGRDLADSEIRYLIELPDERLGEFLPLAHRIKTARFTNAVGLCAIINAKSGTCSEDCSFCAQSGHHRGESPVYPLLPADDIEKAAVAAQGHGVTRFGIVASGKLVGGRDLDGFAESVRRVAALGMAPDLSPGILDRSQLKTLKHAGLKGYHHNLETSASFFPRMCSTHAYEEDVAAVRAGIDAGLHVCSGGIFGIGESWDDRVELALLLRELKVHSVPVNFLHPVPGTPLENRPVLSPEEALKIVALFRFLLPDRHLRICGGRPTVFGETRKSELLTSGASGLMVGDYLTTRGNSVRSDLDDINRAGLVPAAS; from the coding sequence ATGAGCCTGAACGCCGCCTGCCGCAAAGTCCTTGACGGGCGCGACCTCGCGGATTCCGAGATCCGATACCTCATCGAACTCCCCGACGAGCGCCTCGGCGAATTCCTGCCCCTCGCACACCGCATAAAAACGGCCCGCTTCACCAATGCGGTGGGATTGTGCGCCATCATCAACGCCAAGTCCGGGACCTGTTCCGAGGACTGCTCGTTCTGCGCCCAGTCGGGCCACCACCGGGGGGAAAGCCCGGTGTATCCGCTGCTGCCCGCCGACGACATCGAGAAGGCCGCCGTTGCCGCACAAGGTCACGGCGTGACCCGCTTCGGCATCGTGGCCAGCGGCAAGCTGGTGGGCGGCAGGGACCTGGACGGCTTTGCCGAATCCGTGCGCCGGGTGGCGGCCCTGGGCATGGCCCCGGACCTTTCGCCCGGCATCCTTGACCGCTCGCAATTAAAAACATTGAAACATGCCGGGTTGAAGGGCTATCATCACAACCTGGAAACATCGGCCTCGTTCTTCCCCCGCATGTGCTCCACGCACGCGTACGAGGAGGACGTGGCCGCGGTGCGCGCCGGGATCGACGCCGGGCTGCACGTCTGCTCCGGCGGCATCTTCGGCATCGGCGAATCGTGGGACGACCGGGTGGAGCTGGCCCTGCTCCTGAGGGAACTGAAGGTACACTCCGTGCCCGTCAACTTCCTCCACCCCGTCCCGGGCACGCCGCTGGAAAACCGGCCCGTGCTCTCGCCGGAAGAAGCGCTGAAGATCGTGGCCCTGTTCCGCTTCCTGCTGCCGGACCGGCACCTGCGCATCTGCGGCGGGCGGCCCACCGTGTTCGGCGAAACGCGCAAAAGCGAACTGCTCACGTCCGGGGCCAGCGGCCTCATGGTCGGGGACTACCTGACCACGCGGGGCAACAGCGTCCGCTCGGACCTGGATGACATCAACCGCGCCGGCCTGGTTCCGGCGGCATCATAA
- a CDS encoding ABC transporter substrate-binding protein, protein MKRLSAIIALCLCLLPLVPSGSAARTPIRVAFISPSPQGEQPFWDEFAAFMQEAARDLGMELEVVYARHRFEVEENADQIAHQKAKPDYLVYMYQATSTRNMLPMLEQMGIKSVIVNTDTIPLERPLVGGPREIYPHWIGHIYPDDLLAGRMLADRLIHQGIENGLTDNDRLLHMVGIGGSRDATSGTYRMNGLMQALENNPRAVLDRFVWAEWQRDKARTKTLALLDYHPDARVYWAVHGDTALGILDAVEELGIKAGKSFLTGGIGWSADCLQAVREGRMEAAIGGHFMEGAWALVMILDYHHGHDFAAPDPTLQSEMRLIDNSNLDTYAPLLDPDNWKKIDFRLFSKTYNSRITEYDFSPDAVVRQLSGN, encoded by the coding sequence ATGAAACGCCTGTCCGCAATAATCGCACTCTGCCTGTGCCTGCTCCCCCTCGTCCCCTCCGGTTCGGCTGCGCGGACGCCCATACGGGTGGCCTTCATCTCCCCCTCGCCACAGGGGGAACAGCCCTTCTGGGATGAATTCGCGGCCTTCATGCAGGAGGCCGCCCGGGACCTCGGCATGGAGCTCGAAGTGGTCTACGCAAGACATCGCTTCGAGGTGGAGGAAAATGCCGACCAGATCGCCCACCAAAAGGCCAAGCCGGACTATCTCGTCTACATGTATCAGGCCACCAGCACCCGGAACATGCTGCCCATGCTCGAACAGATGGGCATCAAGTCGGTCATCGTCAACACGGACACCATCCCGCTGGAACGGCCGCTGGTCGGAGGCCCGCGGGAAATCTACCCGCACTGGATCGGGCACATATATCCCGACGACCTCCTGGCCGGGCGCATGCTGGCGGACCGCCTGATCCACCAGGGCATCGAGAATGGACTGACGGACAATGACAGGTTGCTGCACATGGTCGGCATCGGCGGATCAAGGGACGCCACCTCGGGCACCTACAGGATGAACGGGCTGATGCAGGCCCTTGAGAACAACCCCAGAGCCGTGCTGGACCGGTTCGTCTGGGCGGAGTGGCAGCGGGACAAGGCCCGGACCAAGACCCTGGCCCTGCTGGACTACCATCCCGACGCCCGGGTGTACTGGGCCGTGCACGGAGACACCGCCCTCGGCATCCTGGACGCGGTCGAGGAGTTGGGCATCAAGGCCGGAAAGAGTTTTCTCACCGGAGGCATCGGCTGGTCGGCGGACTGCCTCCAGGCCGTGAGGGAAGGCCGCATGGAGGCCGCCATCGGCGGGCACTTCATGGAGGGCGCGTGGGCCCTGGTCATGATCCTCGATTACCACCACGGACACGATTTCGCCGCGCCCGATCCGACCCTGCAATCCGAAATGCGCCTCATCGACAACTCCAACCTCGACACCTACGCACCGCTTCTCGACCCCGACAACTGGAAGAAGATCGACTTCAGGCTGTTCAGCAAAACGTATAATTCCCGCATCACGGAATACGATTTCAGCCCCGACGCCGTTGTCCGGCAGTTGAGCGGGAATTGA
- the rsmI gene encoding 16S rRNA (cytidine(1402)-2'-O)-methyltransferase: MTDTGTLWVVATPLGNVDDLSPRARAVLEDADVVLAEDTRRAGLLFQRLGLARHGRLMSFFEHNEDKRLPKVVGFLEDGLDVALISDAGTPLLSDPGFTLVRACRDQDIPVRPVPGPSAPVTALSASGLPPLPYTFLGFAPRKKSQTEKLLKAHRDTGATLVLFERKSRLAGTLGIAFDILGDREFCVARELTKEYEEFIRGTLGDLDSVDLDLRGELTVIIAPAGATGDAGEDTIRELIDEEAGAGGKPKEIARRVADRVTGWTSKEVYALMRD, from the coding sequence ATGACGGATACCGGAACACTCTGGGTGGTGGCCACCCCCCTGGGCAATGTGGACGATCTCTCGCCCCGCGCCCGCGCCGTGCTGGAAGACGCCGACGTGGTCCTGGCCGAGGACACCCGCCGGGCCGGGCTGCTCTTCCAGCGGCTCGGACTCGCCAGGCACGGACGGCTGATGTCCTTTTTCGAGCACAACGAGGACAAGCGGCTGCCCAAGGTCGTGGGCTTCCTCGAAGACGGGCTCGACGTCGCCCTCATCTCGGACGCGGGCACCCCGCTGCTGTCCGACCCCGGCTTCACCCTGGTCCGCGCCTGCCGCGACCAGGATATTCCGGTCAGGCCCGTGCCCGGCCCCAGCGCGCCGGTGACCGCCCTGTCCGCCTCGGGCCTGCCGCCCCTGCCCTACACCTTTCTCGGGTTCGCCCCGCGCAAGAAATCCCAGACCGAGAAACTCCTCAAGGCCCACCGCGACACCGGCGCCACCCTGGTCCTGTTCGAACGCAAGTCCCGCCTTGCGGGCACCCTCGGCATCGCCTTCGACATCCTGGGCGACCGCGAGTTCTGCGTGGCCCGCGAGCTGACCAAAGAGTATGAGGAATTCATCCGGGGCACCCTGGGCGACCTCGACAGCGTGGATCTCGACCTGCGCGGCGAGTTGACCGTCATCATCGCCCCGGCCGGAGCGACCGGCGATGCGGGCGAGGACACGATCCGCGAGTTGATCGACGAGGAGGCCGGGGCCGGGGGCAAGCCCAAGGAAATCGCCCGCAGGGTGGCCGACCGGGTGACGGGCTGGACGTCCAAGGAAGTCTATGCCCTGATGCGGGACTGA
- a CDS encoding YraN family protein yields MGFFAKLLPTKRIGDLGEDAAARYLESKGLRVLDRNWRFRQWELDLVCRDRDTIVFVEVKTRRAGSMTSPADGLTPKKRARLVKAASRYLTEKALWDEPCRFDLAAVTDSGTSMDVEHTENAFDLTGME; encoded by the coding sequence ATGGGCTTTTTCGCAAAATTGCTGCCGACCAAACGGATCGGCGACCTGGGCGAGGACGCCGCCGCCCGGTATCTCGAGTCCAAGGGGCTGCGCGTGCTGGACCGCAACTGGCGGTTCCGGCAGTGGGAGCTGGACCTGGTCTGCCGCGACCGCGACACCATCGTGTTCGTGGAGGTCAAGACGCGCAGGGCGGGCTCCATGACGAGCCCGGCGGACGGATTGACCCCGAAGAAGCGCGCCCGGCTGGTCAAGGCGGCCAGCCGGTACCTGACGGAAAAGGCGCTGTGGGACGAGCCCTGCCGGTTCGACCTGGCCGCAGTCACGGACTCCGGGACATCCATGGACGTGGAACACACCGAAAACGCATTCGACCTGACCGGGATGGAATAA
- a CDS encoding (Fe-S)-binding protein — MSNHCILCGKCMEVCPLLRATNREELSPRAKAELCRVLAENPGELSEVEAARLAGLCLGCGRCAEVCSQGVDVPALVAGLRGAHPDFKAWLWKTWLTRAKQLWPAGSAAAKLIPHAFHTEKLGPMLKMLAGMSGGPGLDPFVEIEKYPDTWRGERMLLFAGCTANFVQGRWLMAALKLLDGLGVDVISGDFACCGSGLKCAGFEEESREMAEKNVAVWREAGRPKIVTFCTSCLAGLKGYAGCFEDEAECTFWLESMFPLSIGLHDVRFMITDNLPKTLGYHHPCHAGKADPDRALLTTMLGDRLVAATDRQCCGFGGVMRLAAPGATDPVNRECWAALDGAEVLLTGCSACLAQLSATAPEGVMVGHWLEIMR; from the coding sequence ATGTCGAATCACTGCATCTTGTGCGGCAAGTGCATGGAAGTGTGTCCGCTTCTGCGCGCCACCAACCGCGAGGAACTGAGCCCGCGCGCCAAGGCCGAGTTGTGCCGCGTGCTGGCGGAGAATCCCGGCGAGTTGTCCGAGGTCGAGGCGGCCCGGCTGGCCGGGTTGTGCCTGGGCTGCGGCCGGTGCGCCGAGGTCTGTTCCCAGGGCGTGGACGTACCCGCGCTGGTGGCCGGACTGCGCGGCGCGCACCCTGATTTCAAGGCGTGGCTGTGGAAGACATGGCTGACCCGCGCCAAACAGCTCTGGCCCGCCGGTTCGGCAGCGGCCAAGCTCATTCCCCATGCGTTTCACACCGAAAAGCTCGGCCCCATGCTCAAGATGCTGGCCGGGATGTCGGGCGGCCCCGGCCTGGACCCGTTTGTCGAGATCGAGAAATATCCCGATACATGGCGCGGCGAGCGGATGCTCCTGTTCGCGGGCTGCACCGCGAACTTCGTGCAGGGGCGCTGGCTCATGGCCGCGCTCAAGCTCCTGGACGGGCTGGGCGTGGACGTCATTTCCGGCGACTTCGCCTGCTGCGGCTCGGGTCTCAAGTGCGCGGGTTTCGAGGAAGAGAGCCGGGAGATGGCCGAGAAGAACGTGGCGGTCTGGCGCGAGGCGGGCAGGCCCAAGATCGTCACCTTCTGCACCTCCTGCCTGGCCGGTCTGAAAGGATACGCCGGGTGTTTTGAAGACGAGGCGGAGTGCACGTTCTGGTTGGAATCCATGTTTCCGTTATCGATTGGTTTACATGATGTGCGCTTCATGATAACCGACAACCTGCCGAAAACGTTGGGCTATCACCACCCCTGCCACGCGGGGAAGGCGGACCCGGACCGGGCGCTGCTCACCACAATGCTCGGAGACCGGCTGGTCGCGGCCACGGACAGGCAGTGCTGCGGCTTCGGCGGCGTCATGCGGTTGGCCGCGCCCGGCGCCACCGACCCGGTCAATCGCGAGTGCTGGGCCGCGCTTGACGGCGCGGAGGTCCTGCTCACGGGCTGCTCCGCCTGTCTGGCCCAGCTTTCGGCAACCGCCCCGGAAGGGGTGATGGTGGGACACTGGTTGGAAATCATGAGGTAG
- a CDS encoding Gfo/Idh/MocA family protein encodes MLKYAMIGGGPGAFVGAVHRNALALNGQATLVAGCFSRDLEKTRELGLELGLDEDRLYATPEEMARLEAGDIDFAVVVTSNEAHYPNVKTCLENGINVMCDKPFTHTSAQAEELVGLARAGGLHLAVTYTYAGYPMVRQMREMIARGDIGEVRFVNAEYPQGWLAELLEATGHTQASWRADPERSGGTLSLGDVGSHIEYLVPHVTGLKLTRLAARLDSLVEGRELDDNGAILTEYAGGARGMYWYSQAATGMVNGLKLRVFGDRGGLEWFQEDAEHLRYMPLGESARTIVRGSPDLLPGAMAYSHTPAGHPEGWLMAFANIYRAFCDTLISNAPVDFPTGEDGVRGVRFIEACLESSRDDTVWVEME; translated from the coding sequence ATGCTTAAATACGCAATGATCGGCGGCGGCCCCGGCGCATTCGTGGGCGCGGTGCACCGCAACGCCCTGGCCCTCAACGGGCAGGCGACACTGGTGGCGGGATGCTTTTCCCGCGATCTGGAAAAGACGCGGGAACTCGGCCTGGAACTCGGCCTGGACGAGGACAGGCTCTACGCCACGCCCGAGGAGATGGCCCGGCTCGAGGCGGGCGATATCGATTTCGCCGTGGTGGTCACCTCCAACGAGGCCCATTACCCCAACGTGAAGACGTGCCTGGAGAACGGCATCAACGTCATGTGCGACAAGCCGTTCACCCACACTTCGGCCCAGGCCGAGGAACTGGTCGGGCTTGCCCGCGCCGGCGGCCTCCACCTGGCCGTGACCTATACCTACGCGGGCTATCCCATGGTCCGCCAGATGCGGGAGATGATCGCGCGCGGCGACATCGGGGAGGTCCGATTCGTCAACGCCGAGTACCCGCAGGGATGGCTGGCCGAGCTGCTGGAAGCCACCGGCCACACCCAGGCGAGCTGGCGGGCGGACCCGGAGCGCAGCGGCGGCACCCTGTCCCTGGGCGACGTGGGTTCGCACATCGAATACCTGGTGCCCCACGTCACCGGGCTCAAGCTGACCCGGCTGGCCGCCCGGCTGGATTCCCTGGTGGAGGGCCGCGAGCTGGACGACAACGGCGCCATCCTGACCGAATACGCGGGCGGCGCGCGCGGCATGTACTGGTACTCCCAGGCGGCCACGGGCATGGTCAACGGCTTGAAATTGCGGGTCTTCGGCGACCGGGGCGGCCTGGAATGGTTTCAGGAGGATGCGGAGCATCTCCGGTACATGCCGCTGGGCGAGTCCGCCCGGACCATCGTGCGCGGCTCGCCCGATCTGCTGCCCGGGGCCATGGCCTATTCGCATACCCCGGCCGGTCATCCCGAGGGGTGGCTGATGGCCTTTGCCAACATCTATCGGGCGTTCTGCGACACCCTCATATCAAACGCGCCCGTGGATTTTCCCACCGGGGAGGACGGCGTGCGCGGCGTGCGCTTCATCGAGGCGTGCCTTGAGAGCTCCCGGGACGATACCGTCTGGGTGGAAATGGAGTAG
- a CDS encoding FAD-binding oxidoreductase encodes MPYAQALTKAHEAFLTDLFPGDGCLLTPEAMNVFATDAGRERAMPLAVVRPENRGQVAELLRWADAERMPVVPRARATNQVGAVVPIHGGVVVSLLRMNTIIDIDGQDFAAVLQPGVVTADLQAACAKQRLFYPPDPASVKTSTVGGNIATCAGGLRAVKYGVTRDWVLGLEAVLPGGRILTMGGRAHKDVVGLDLKRLFVGSAGKLGLITEVTVKLVPLPEASASVLVGFRDLATCMDGARAVFRAGLLPSACEFMDGTVLDVVRMGNDIPVAQKAKGALLFKVDGTSEGVDAEVRRLTQALDAVRPLSVEVGVDEAEEAIWDVRRSISPGSYRLRPDKVSEDIAVPRSKVGELVETIHRTGDEYGLPVLCYGHLGDGNIHANIMFDGAAEGERATAHTIKDELFRLALRLGGTISGEHGTGLAKASFVPEQLSADELRIMADIKKVFDPNDIMNPGKGW; translated from the coding sequence ATGCCGTACGCCCAAGCCCTGACCAAGGCGCATGAAGCCTTTTTGACCGATCTGTTTCCCGGAGACGGGTGTCTGCTCACGCCCGAGGCAATGAACGTGTTCGCCACGGACGCGGGCCGCGAGCGGGCCATGCCCCTGGCGGTCGTCCGGCCGGAGAATCGCGGGCAGGTGGCCGAGCTGTTGCGCTGGGCCGATGCAGAGCGCATGCCCGTGGTTCCCCGGGCGCGGGCCACCAACCAGGTGGGCGCGGTGGTGCCGATCCATGGCGGGGTGGTGGTCTCCCTGCTGCGCATGAACACGATCATCGACATCGACGGGCAAGACTTCGCGGCGGTGCTCCAGCCCGGCGTGGTCACTGCGGACCTCCAGGCCGCGTGCGCGAAACAACGGCTTTTCTATCCACCCGACCCGGCCAGCGTGAAGACTTCCACCGTGGGCGGCAACATCGCCACCTGCGCGGGCGGGCTCCGGGCCGTGAAGTACGGCGTGACCCGCGACTGGGTGCTCGGCCTGGAAGCGGTCCTGCCCGGCGGACGCATCCTGACCATGGGCGGCCGGGCGCACAAGGACGTGGTCGGCCTGGACCTGAAGCGGCTCTTTGTCGGCTCGGCGGGCAAGCTCGGCCTGATCACCGAGGTGACGGTCAAGTTGGTGCCCCTGCCCGAGGCCTCGGCCTCGGTGCTGGTCGGCTTCCGCGACCTGGCCACCTGCATGGACGGGGCCCGGGCCGTGTTCCGGGCCGGGCTGCTGCCGTCGGCCTGCGAGTTCATGGACGGGACGGTCCTGGACGTGGTGCGCATGGGCAACGACATCCCGGTGGCGCAGAAGGCCAAGGGCGCGCTCCTGTTCAAGGTGGACGGCACGAGCGAAGGGGTGGACGCCGAGGTCCGGCGGCTGACGCAGGCGCTCGACGCCGTGCGTCCCCTGTCCGTGGAAGTGGGCGTCGACGAGGCCGAGGAGGCCATCTGGGACGTGCGGCGTTCCATCTCGCCCGGCTCCTACCGGCTGCGGCCCGACAAGGTGTCCGAGGACATCGCCGTGCCGCGCTCCAAGGTCGGCGAGCTCGTGGAGACCATCCACCGCACCGGCGACGAATACGGCCTGCCCGTGCTCTGCTACGGCCATCTGGGCGACGGCAACATCCACGCCAACATCATGTTCGACGGCGCGGCAGAGGGCGAACGGGCCACGGCCCACACGATCAAGGACGAATTGTTCCGGCTGGCCCTGCGCCTCGGCGGCACCATCTCCGGCGAGCACGGCACCGGGCTGGCCAAGGCCTCGTTTGTGCCCGAGCAGCTCTCGGCGGACGAGTTGCGGATCATGGCGGACATCAAAAAGGTTTTCGATCCCAACGACATCATGAACCCCGGAAAGGGGTGGTAG
- a CDS encoding ABC transporter substrate-binding protein encodes MKRTGQRFLWLVLCALLLAALPTNSLAAVELPSVTFVSPSMASKRPFWNDFIAFMKVAAEDLGINLTVLEADNRFEVNDLVRKTLSGQARPDYLVSIYQADTTIATLTMARDAGVKTLIVNTDVVDAERAAAGSPRGIYPSWIGHIFPDDASAGRMLAKRLFDRAGQMNLRAPDGKIHVIGLGGSHTATSSSHRRTGLLSAVADFPDVVVDQFVLAYWKREVSRQKAVKLLSLYPDATVFWAINDHTAMGVLDAMDKRGAVPGKDILTGGIDWSPECVGKVLNGSMVTTIGGHFMEGAWALLLLLDYHNGHDFAQPDPTLHSEMRIIDSDTAHRFLPVLDRDNWPSIDFRRLSKTYNPGLEKYDFSPDAVARQLSEQ; translated from the coding sequence ATGAAAAGAACGGGACAACGTTTTCTCTGGCTGGTCCTTTGTGCATTGCTGCTCGCCGCTCTCCCGACGAACTCCCTCGCTGCGGTCGAATTGCCCTCCGTAACCTTCGTCAGCCCCTCCATGGCTTCCAAGCGGCCCTTCTGGAACGACTTTATCGCCTTCATGAAGGTCGCGGCTGAAGACCTCGGAATAAACCTGACCGTGCTTGAAGCCGACAACCGTTTCGAGGTGAACGACCTGGTCCGCAAAACGCTGTCCGGCCAGGCCAGGCCCGATTACCTGGTGAGCATCTACCAGGCGGACACCACCATAGCCACCCTGACCATGGCCCGCGACGCCGGGGTGAAGACGCTCATCGTCAACACCGACGTCGTCGACGCCGAGAGGGCCGCAGCCGGTTCCCCGCGAGGGATCTACCCGTCCTGGATCGGGCACATATTCCCTGACGACGCCTCGGCCGGGCGCATGCTGGCAAAACGACTGTTTGACCGGGCCGGGCAGATGAATCTCCGGGCTCCGGACGGGAAAATCCATGTCATCGGCCTCGGGGGCAGCCATACGGCCACTTCTTCCTCGCACAGAAGGACCGGGTTGTTGTCCGCCGTGGCGGATTTTCCCGACGTGGTCGTGGACCAATTCGTCCTCGCCTACTGGAAGCGGGAAGTGTCGCGCCAGAAGGCCGTGAAGCTCCTGTCCCTCTACCCCGACGCAACGGTATTCTGGGCCATCAACGACCACACCGCCATGGGGGTCCTGGACGCCATGGACAAGAGGGGGGCCGTGCCCGGCAAGGACATCCTGACCGGGGGCATAGACTGGTCCCCGGAGTGCGTGGGAAAGGTGCTGAACGGGAGCATGGTGACCACCATCGGCGGCCATTTCATGGAGGGGGCCTGGGCGCTGTTGCTGCTTCTGGACTACCACAACGGCCACGACTTCGCCCAGCCGGACCCGACGCTGCATTCGGAGATGCGCATCATCGACAGCGACACCGCCCACAGGTTTCTTCCGGTCCTCGACCGCGACAACTGGCCGTCCATCGACTTCAGGCGGTTGAGCAAAACGTACAACCCCGGACTGGAGAAGTACGACTTCAGCCCGGACGCCGTGGCCCGCCAGCTCTCCGAACAATAA